In Stigmatella aurantiaca, one DNA window encodes the following:
- a CDS encoding FUSC family protein, translating to MRAFHPSYWWDCFLASDPDLGRLKMGLRALLGLGLTLASLAVLSPLVHQPMSLGMVGMMVGMMASVSVQDPLPRQERLTLLCVPGVAAAAVCLGAVSALNLVVSSLVFLGVIFLAVAVRRFGPRGTALGTIAFMTFFFSLFVHARPAQLPWMLASIGIGGAVAYGVRAWGIPERPFASLRRTLHVYRRSIRLLLAELAQVLQAPEGKLPEKRIRRAFRRVNEGAMEIEQHLERVPQEDLPPGLSKEEVRWHLLEMELCAERLASAVYQGLHPDSLAPAERRELQARMTALWRERRGPQPLPFQESSASAAKIQRALGKLQEVMALPLLPHPGTSRIPAIAAAEPLPEAAAPRAQPPKLHAATRQAIQATVAGGLAMIAGHALSSTRWYWAVVASFVVFNRASTRGDILLRAWHRALGTVVGVLAGLLLATRVSGHRDLEIALLFACAFLGFYLLRLSYAWMVFWFTTLLVLLYSLTGRYSADLLYLRLWETLAGAGIGAVVAGVLLPSRTRVRVWQNAAEVLRSAAASLDVVSAPPGPANGHILVERVRRIDSKLREVRESARPLIDRMFFVGQDTRRLVHVLASIAFFIRHLEPLGAPSGEEEALRKAAARLAEKARLLASTLEDGSLALPPGLDDSPLRPLESEARTPPPLELLLRRIDAALMELHDLVRGLHGTPGPHPTPMTSAPSR from the coding sequence ATGCGAGCCTTTCATCCTTCATATTGGTGGGATTGTTTCCTCGCGTCGGACCCGGACCTCGGCCGCCTGAAGATGGGGCTGCGCGCCCTGCTGGGGCTGGGGCTGACCCTGGCGTCCCTCGCCGTGCTGAGCCCGCTCGTGCATCAACCCATGTCCCTGGGGATGGTGGGGATGATGGTGGGGATGATGGCCTCGGTCTCGGTGCAGGACCCGCTTCCCCGGCAGGAGCGGCTCACCCTGCTGTGTGTGCCCGGGGTCGCCGCGGCGGCGGTGTGTCTGGGCGCCGTCTCCGCGCTGAACCTGGTGGTGAGCTCCCTCGTCTTCCTGGGGGTGATCTTCCTGGCCGTCGCGGTCCGGCGCTTCGGCCCGCGCGGAACGGCGCTGGGAACGATCGCCTTCATGACGTTCTTCTTCTCACTCTTCGTGCATGCCCGTCCGGCACAGCTTCCCTGGATGCTCGCCAGCATCGGGATTGGCGGCGCGGTGGCCTATGGCGTGCGGGCCTGGGGGATTCCCGAGCGGCCCTTCGCCTCGCTTCGCAGGACCCTGCACGTCTACCGGCGCAGCATCCGCCTGTTGCTGGCCGAGCTCGCGCAGGTGCTCCAAGCGCCCGAAGGAAAGCTCCCGGAGAAGCGGATCCGCCGGGCCTTCCGCCGGGTGAACGAAGGGGCGATGGAGATCGAGCAACACCTCGAACGCGTGCCTCAGGAGGACCTGCCACCGGGGCTCTCCAAGGAGGAAGTCCGCTGGCACCTGCTCGAGATGGAGCTGTGCGCGGAGCGGCTCGCGTCAGCGGTCTACCAGGGGCTCCACCCGGACAGCCTGGCCCCCGCCGAGCGCCGGGAGCTGCAAGCCAGGATGACCGCCCTCTGGCGTGAGCGCCGCGGCCCCCAGCCCCTTCCCTTCCAGGAGTCCTCTGCCTCCGCGGCGAAGATCCAGCGCGCGCTGGGCAAGCTGCAGGAGGTGATGGCCCTTCCCCTTCTGCCGCATCCCGGGACGTCCCGCATCCCCGCCATCGCCGCCGCGGAGCCGCTTCCGGAAGCAGCGGCCCCTCGGGCCCAGCCCCCGAAGCTTCATGCCGCCACCCGCCAGGCCATCCAGGCCACGGTGGCGGGCGGCCTGGCCATGATCGCGGGCCACGCGCTGTCGAGCACCCGCTGGTACTGGGCCGTGGTGGCCTCGTTCGTGGTCTTCAACCGCGCCTCCACCCGGGGAGACATCCTCCTCCGGGCCTGGCACCGGGCCCTGGGCACCGTGGTGGGCGTGCTGGCCGGACTGCTGCTCGCCACGAGGGTGAGCGGCCACCGGGACCTGGAGATCGCGCTGCTCTTCGCCTGTGCGTTCCTCGGCTTCTACCTGCTGCGGCTCTCGTATGCGTGGATGGTCTTCTGGTTCACCACGCTCCTGGTGCTCCTCTACAGCCTGACAGGGCGTTACTCGGCGGACCTGCTGTACCTGCGGCTGTGGGAAACGTTGGCCGGTGCGGGCATCGGGGCCGTGGTGGCGGGGGTGCTCCTGCCCTCGCGCACGAGGGTCCGCGTCTGGCAGAACGCGGCGGAAGTCCTGCGCAGCGCCGCCGCCTCCCTCGATGTGGTCTCGGCGCCCCCGGGCCCCGCGAATGGCCACATCCTCGTGGAGCGGGTGCGGCGGATTGACTCCAAGCTGCGGGAGGTTCGCGAGTCCGCGCGGCCCCTCATCGACCGGATGTTCTTCGTGGGGCAGGACACACGCCGCCTCGTGCATGTGCTCGCATCGATTGCCTTCTTCATCCGGCACCTCGAACCGCTCGGCGCCCCCTCCGGCGAAGAGGAGGCCCTGCGCAAGGCGGCGGCCAGGCTGGCGGAGAAGGCGCGCCTGCTGGCCTCGACCCTGGAAGACGGCAGCCTGGCATTGCCGCCGGGGTTGGACGACTCCCCGTTGAG
- a CDS encoding maltokinase N-terminal cap-like domain-containing protein — translation MTPVDLTKLPEYLKHQRWFAGKAWPIKSVSVVDHVTLDSEGPCAFSLAVVEVTYELGQPERYLLPVKPSSEGIQDALEEVDCLRSVFTLIREQRSVPSSSGHVQGEWISTPDAHVALPDPLPVRRLMVEQSNTSVVFGEKVILKIIRKLEAGVNPEHEMGRFLATRTSFRSTPMLLGALTLEGNAGATLAIVHRFVPNAVDGWKYTLDQFRRAGELGSTFLDEMRELGRRIGELHHALASVNDDPAFAPEPLLQEDLQRWSASILGEMGKTLADASRVHVDIENQRERLMEHARRLAHVAPSGQKIRIHGDLHLGQVLRSDSQWLIFDFEGEPARNFTQRREKYSPMRDVAGMLRSFDYAEATVMLEGTAPGPRLVPTREAFLAGYRESTRGAAFLPADDATFGTMLRAFELEKLLYEVRYELQNRPDWVRIPVQALLRMEEPT, via the coding sequence GTGACCCCTGTGGACCTGACCAAGCTGCCCGAATACCTGAAGCACCAGCGCTGGTTCGCCGGCAAGGCCTGGCCCATCAAGTCCGTGTCCGTGGTGGACCATGTGACGCTGGACTCGGAGGGCCCCTGCGCCTTCAGCCTCGCCGTCGTCGAGGTGACGTACGAGCTGGGCCAGCCCGAGCGCTACCTCCTGCCCGTCAAACCCTCCTCCGAGGGCATCCAGGACGCGCTCGAAGAGGTGGACTGCCTGCGCTCCGTCTTCACCCTCATCCGCGAGCAGCGCTCGGTGCCCTCCTCGTCCGGACACGTCCAGGGCGAGTGGATCTCCACGCCGGATGCGCACGTGGCCCTGCCGGATCCGCTGCCGGTACGCCGGCTCATGGTGGAGCAGAGCAACACCTCCGTCGTCTTCGGTGAGAAGGTCATCCTGAAGATCATCCGCAAGCTGGAGGCGGGGGTGAACCCGGAGCACGAGATGGGGCGGTTCCTCGCCACCCGCACCTCGTTCCGCTCCACGCCCATGCTCCTGGGGGCGCTGACCCTGGAGGGCAACGCGGGGGCCACCCTGGCGATCGTGCACCGCTTCGTGCCCAACGCCGTGGACGGCTGGAAGTACACGCTGGACCAGTTCCGCCGCGCCGGGGAGCTGGGCAGCACCTTCCTGGACGAGATGCGCGAGCTGGGCCGCCGCATCGGCGAGCTGCACCACGCGCTGGCCTCGGTGAATGACGATCCCGCCTTCGCCCCGGAGCCGCTCCTGCAGGAGGACCTCCAGCGCTGGAGCGCCTCCATCCTGGGCGAGATGGGCAAGACGCTGGCGGATGCCAGCCGGGTGCACGTGGACATCGAGAACCAGCGCGAGCGGCTGATGGAGCACGCGCGGCGGCTGGCGCACGTGGCCCCGTCCGGGCAGAAGATCCGCATCCACGGGGATCTCCACCTGGGCCAGGTGCTGCGCTCGGACAGCCAGTGGCTCATCTTCGACTTCGAGGGGGAGCCCGCCCGCAACTTCACCCAGCGGCGGGAGAAGTACTCGCCGATGCGGGATGTGGCGGGGATGCTGCGCTCGTTCGACTACGCGGAGGCCACGGTGATGCTGGAGGGCACCGCGCCCGGACCGCGGCTGGTCCCCACGCGCGAGGCCTTCCTCGCGGGCTACCGGGAGAGCACCCGGGGTGCCGCCTTCCTGCCGGCCGACGACGCGACGTTCGGGACGATGCTCCGCGCCTTCGAGCTGGAAAAGCTGCTCTATGAAGTCCGTTACGAATTGCAAAACCGCCCGGACTGGGTGCGCATCCCTGTCCAGGCCCTCTTGAGGATGGAGGAGCCGACGTGA
- a CDS encoding polyprenyl synthetase family protein, with protein MDTAGKLAHFLELVEQRLGSALADGDAGPGVTGDTLMEAARHLCLGSGGKRARPMLVSLFGDAVDLPSERLVEVAVAAELIHSASLLHDDVVDAGMFRRGRPTVNARWGNIVAVMSGDLILSTTLLRLAQLDERLSRTAMSVVSEMTRAAITEVEARGVMDLPLPRLRYIAEGKTGSLFGWCGHAAAILANRPEAVKSFDGFGRHLGVAFQIADDIRDVLGTDVGKPQYADLQSRTPSMPILLAVEKDDKLRRKLKEAWAFSSITADRTKEIGAAIIACGAVEQSLAQMNAEIDTALGHLGPFADSAGGAELVSWARRLSSGITDQVRSKVA; from the coding sequence ATGGATACGGCTGGCAAGCTGGCTCATTTTCTCGAACTCGTGGAACAGCGGCTGGGCAGTGCCCTGGCGGACGGGGACGCTGGACCGGGCGTGACGGGCGACACGCTGATGGAGGCCGCGCGCCACCTGTGCCTGGGCAGCGGCGGCAAGCGGGCGCGCCCCATGCTGGTGAGCCTCTTCGGGGACGCGGTGGACCTGCCCTCCGAGCGCCTCGTGGAGGTGGCCGTCGCGGCCGAGCTCATCCACTCCGCCAGCCTCCTGCACGATGACGTGGTGGACGCGGGCATGTTCCGCCGGGGCCGCCCCACGGTGAACGCCCGCTGGGGCAACATCGTCGCGGTGATGAGCGGTGACCTCATCCTGTCCACCACGCTGCTGCGGCTGGCGCAGCTCGACGAGCGCCTGTCCCGGACCGCCATGTCGGTGGTCTCCGAGATGACCCGCGCGGCCATCACCGAGGTGGAGGCCCGTGGGGTGATGGACCTGCCCCTGCCGCGCCTGCGCTACATCGCCGAGGGCAAGACGGGCTCGCTCTTCGGGTGGTGCGGCCACGCGGCCGCCATCCTGGCCAACCGGCCCGAGGCGGTGAAGAGCTTCGATGGGTTCGGCCGCCACCTGGGCGTGGCCTTCCAGATCGCCGACGACATCCGGGATGTCCTCGGGACCGATGTGGGCAAGCCCCAGTACGCGGACCTGCAGTCGCGCACGCCCTCCATGCCCATCCTCCTGGCGGTGGAGAAGGACGACAAGCTGCGGCGCAAGCTCAAGGAGGCGTGGGCGTTCTCCTCCATCACCGCGGACCGCACCAAGGAGATCGGCGCCGCCATCATCGCCTGTGGCGCCGTGGAGCAGTCGCTGGCCCAGATGAACGCCGAGATCGACACGGCCCTGGGCCACCTGGGGCCCTTCGCGGACTCGGCTGGGGGCGCGGAGCTGGTGAGCTGGGCGCGCCGGCTCTCCAGCGGCATCACGGACCAGGTCCGGAGCAAGGTTGCATGA
- the glgB gene encoding 1,4-alpha-glucan branching protein GlgB produces MKKPAERQQIDTEIQALLELRHSEPHHLLGIHQDGDGVVVRAYRPDATAIHVVPDFGGRVPMTHRRDGVFEARLNGRSQVFNYLLEVEYPGNKSFTLRDPYSFLPTLGELDLYYAGQGRHEKLWERMGAHPIHHNGVAGVSFAVWAPTAAGVSVVGDFNGWDGRLHPMRRMGASGIWELFIPEVGEGTRYKFEIRPNHGGAPLLKADPFAFRTEVPPATASVVHALNRFSWSDTPWMSARAEGEPTHKPWSVYEVHIGSWRRVVQDGDRPLTYRELAHELGDYVKRMGFTHVELLPVSEHPYGPSWGYQVGNYYAPTARYGHPDDLRYLINHLHSQGIGVIVDWVPGHFPRDAHALGNFDGTALYEHADPRQGSQPDWGTLVFNFGRNEVRNFLIANALFWLEEYHVDGLRVDAVASMLYLDYSRKHGEWVPNRWGGRENEEAITFLRELNDAVRRNHPGVVVIAEESTAWPKVSQPTHEGGLGFHFKWNMGWMHDTLLYFSKDPIYRQHHHNNLTFGLLYAFSENFMLPLSHDEVVHGKGSLYGRMPGDPWQKQANLRALLAWMWAHPGKKLLFMGGEFGQPSEWSSDRSLDWHLLEDPGHRGIQSLVADLNRLYRELPALYDADSEPMGFQWVQPDAAAANTFAFIRRSRTPGRHVVCVANLSPVPRENYRVGFPRHGHYQELVNTDAQEYGGSGMGNGGQIHTEPQPWDGQEASALLTLPPLSVVWFAPG; encoded by the coding sequence GTGAAGAAGCCCGCCGAGCGACAGCAGATCGACACGGAGATTCAGGCGCTCCTCGAGCTGCGCCACTCCGAACCCCACCACCTGCTGGGCATCCACCAGGACGGAGATGGGGTGGTGGTCCGCGCCTACCGGCCCGATGCCACCGCCATCCACGTGGTGCCGGACTTCGGAGGCCGCGTCCCCATGACGCACCGCCGGGACGGCGTCTTCGAGGCGCGCCTCAACGGGCGCAGCCAGGTGTTCAACTACCTCCTGGAGGTGGAGTACCCGGGCAACAAGAGCTTCACCCTGAGGGACCCCTACAGCTTCCTGCCCACGCTGGGCGAGCTGGACCTGTACTACGCGGGCCAGGGGCGCCACGAGAAGCTCTGGGAGCGCATGGGCGCGCACCCCATCCACCACAACGGGGTGGCGGGCGTGTCCTTCGCGGTCTGGGCCCCCACCGCCGCGGGCGTCTCCGTGGTGGGTGACTTCAACGGCTGGGACGGCCGGCTGCACCCCATGCGGCGCATGGGCGCCTCCGGCATCTGGGAGCTGTTCATCCCCGAGGTGGGCGAGGGCACGCGCTACAAGTTCGAGATCCGCCCGAACCACGGCGGCGCGCCCCTGCTCAAGGCCGACCCGTTCGCCTTCCGCACGGAGGTGCCCCCGGCCACCGCCTCGGTGGTGCACGCGCTCAACCGCTTCTCCTGGTCGGACACCCCGTGGATGTCCGCGCGCGCCGAGGGCGAGCCCACGCACAAGCCCTGGAGCGTATACGAGGTCCACATCGGCTCCTGGCGGCGCGTGGTGCAGGACGGGGACCGGCCCCTGACGTACCGGGAGCTGGCGCACGAGCTGGGTGACTACGTCAAGCGCATGGGCTTCACGCACGTGGAGCTGCTGCCCGTGTCGGAGCACCCCTATGGCCCCTCCTGGGGCTACCAGGTGGGCAACTACTACGCGCCCACCGCCCGCTACGGGCACCCGGATGACCTGCGCTACCTCATCAACCACCTGCACTCGCAGGGCATCGGCGTCATCGTCGACTGGGTGCCGGGCCACTTCCCCCGGGATGCGCACGCGCTGGGGAACTTCGACGGCACGGCGCTCTACGAGCACGCCGACCCCCGGCAGGGCTCGCAGCCGGACTGGGGCACCCTGGTCTTCAACTTCGGGCGCAACGAGGTCCGCAACTTCCTCATCGCCAACGCGCTCTTCTGGCTCGAGGAGTACCACGTGGATGGGCTGCGCGTGGACGCGGTGGCCTCCATGCTCTACCTGGACTACAGCCGCAAACACGGCGAGTGGGTCCCCAACCGCTGGGGCGGCCGCGAGAACGAGGAGGCCATCACCTTCCTGCGCGAGCTGAATGATGCCGTGCGCCGCAATCACCCGGGCGTGGTGGTCATCGCCGAGGAGTCCACCGCGTGGCCCAAGGTGAGCCAGCCCACCCACGAGGGCGGCCTGGGGTTCCACTTCAAGTGGAACATGGGGTGGATGCACGACACGCTGCTGTACTTCTCGAAGGACCCCATCTACCGGCAGCACCACCACAACAACCTCACCTTCGGCCTGCTCTACGCGTTCAGCGAGAACTTCATGCTGCCGCTGAGCCATGACGAGGTGGTGCACGGCAAGGGCTCGCTCTACGGCCGGATGCCGGGAGACCCCTGGCAGAAGCAGGCCAACCTGCGCGCCCTGCTGGCGTGGATGTGGGCCCACCCGGGCAAGAAGCTGCTCTTCATGGGCGGCGAGTTCGGCCAGCCCAGCGAGTGGAGCAGCGACCGGAGCCTGGACTGGCACCTGCTGGAGGACCCGGGCCACCGGGGCATCCAGTCCCTGGTGGCGGACCTCAACCGCCTCTACCGGGAGCTCCCCGCGCTGTACGACGCGGACAGCGAGCCCATGGGCTTCCAGTGGGTGCAGCCGGATGCGGCGGCGGCCAACACGTTCGCCTTCATCCGGCGCTCGCGCACCCCGGGCCGGCACGTGGTGTGCGTGGCCAACCTGTCCCCGGTTCCCCGCGAGAACTACCGCGTCGGCTTCCCGCGCCACGGCCACTACCAGGAGCTGGTGAACACGGATGCCCAGGAGTACGGCGGCTCGGGCATGGGCAACGGCGGGCAGATCCACACGGAGCCCCAGCCCTGGGATGGACAGGAAGCGTCCGCGCTGCTGACGCTCCCGCCCCTCTCGGTGGTGTGGTTCGCCCCAGGCTGA
- a CDS encoding gamma-glutamylcyclotransferase → MDSHYDQVMKARNAADPSVSRLYFAYSTILDRAAFEEWRSQHSYDFFQLPEGRLAEALDVALVYDFPSRWWGGRVAGLTDQPGKSLFGRLFEIRGQDWPIIQHKEGFVTGMCIERPVRVRVEGQALEATAFTTAPRRASQEGAISPRFVEALVRGAQSAGLPADYIERLRRGEEG, encoded by the coding sequence ATGGACTCTCATTACGATCAGGTCATGAAGGCGCGGAACGCCGCGGATCCTTCCGTCTCCCGGCTGTACTTCGCCTACTCGACGATCCTGGACCGGGCCGCCTTCGAGGAGTGGCGCTCGCAGCACTCGTACGACTTCTTCCAGTTGCCCGAGGGCCGGCTCGCCGAGGCGCTGGACGTGGCGCTCGTCTACGACTTTCCCTCCCGCTGGTGGGGAGGCCGGGTGGCGGGGCTGACGGACCAGCCGGGTAAAAGCCTCTTTGGCCGCCTTTTCGAGATTCGCGGCCAGGACTGGCCCATCATCCAGCACAAGGAAGGCTTCGTGACGGGGATGTGCATCGAGCGCCCCGTGCGCGTGCGCGTGGAGGGCCAGGCGCTGGAGGCCACCGCCTTCACCACCGCCCCCCGGAGGGCCTCCCAGGAGGGCGCCATCAGCCCCCGCTTCGTGGAAGCGCTGGTGCGTGGGGCTCAGAGCGCGGGGCTGCCCGCGGACTACATCGAGCGCTTGCGCCGGGGTGAGGAGGGCTGA
- a CDS encoding bifunctional metallophosphatase/5'-nucleotidase has translation MDTSPRTLRLLQTSDLHTNIFPWDYFTGTADASRGLAKVATLVRKARAENPDCNLLIDTGDTIQGTPLGTYYSLVDNTPQHPMALAMNELRYDAMALGNHEFNYGLGVLNKFKSEVGFPLLGANVRKTADGSEAFTPYLLKEVCGVKVGVLGLVTPGVTTWERPENIPGLRFDDPLETARTYVPKLRQEGADVVVVAIHAGPDKQPTGLANDPATWLVDYADSSKWTDRGNLPGENEAVQIAQQVEGIDVLLTGHTHQPIPKMLLKNTQGQEVLLIQPNRWGSHLGQVDLSLKYQDGRWTVDGKDSRLAAVDATVAEDAQVTQLTRSHHETTLSYVEARIGTTRAAFPGGYAARYGDSALADLINTVQEESAAAEGYPVDFSLAAIFSDTGGLPAGPVTLRDAYSIYIYDNTLYVMEINGSILRRALEANAQFFNPWNPSAPPDASKPDLAKQANARTYNWDIYSGIDYGFDLTKPAGSRLTHLRFKGQDVTDDQAFRIAINNYRAGGGGGFAMFREGRVLWTSADGVRDYIARYIGAHADLDPATVNTCNFTLSPDLYKYYFAATLGPAKCATP, from the coding sequence GTGGACACCTCTCCGCGCACGCTGCGGCTGCTTCAGACGAGCGACCTGCACACCAACATCTTCCCCTGGGACTACTTCACGGGCACCGCGGATGCCTCGCGGGGGCTCGCCAAGGTGGCCACGCTCGTCCGCAAGGCGCGCGCGGAGAACCCGGACTGCAACCTGCTCATCGACACCGGGGACACCATCCAGGGCACGCCGCTGGGCACCTATTACTCCCTGGTGGACAACACCCCCCAGCACCCCATGGCCCTGGCCATGAACGAGCTGCGCTATGACGCCATGGCGCTCGGCAACCACGAGTTCAACTACGGCCTCGGGGTCCTCAACAAGTTCAAGAGCGAGGTGGGCTTTCCGCTGCTGGGCGCCAACGTGCGCAAGACCGCGGACGGCAGCGAGGCATTCACCCCCTACCTCCTCAAGGAGGTGTGCGGCGTCAAGGTGGGCGTGCTCGGCCTGGTGACGCCCGGGGTGACGACGTGGGAGCGCCCGGAGAACATCCCCGGCCTGCGCTTCGACGACCCCCTGGAGACGGCGCGCACGTACGTGCCGAAGCTGCGGCAGGAGGGGGCCGACGTCGTGGTGGTGGCCATCCACGCGGGCCCGGACAAGCAGCCCACGGGCTTGGCGAATGATCCCGCCACCTGGCTGGTGGACTATGCCGACTCCTCAAAGTGGACCGACCGGGGCAACCTGCCCGGTGAGAACGAGGCGGTGCAGATCGCCCAGCAAGTCGAAGGCATCGACGTGCTGCTCACGGGCCACACCCACCAGCCCATCCCGAAGATGCTGCTGAAGAACACCCAGGGGCAGGAGGTGCTGCTCATCCAGCCCAACCGCTGGGGCAGCCACCTGGGCCAGGTGGACCTCTCGCTCAAGTACCAGGACGGGCGCTGGACGGTGGATGGCAAGGACTCGCGCCTCGCCGCGGTGGACGCCACCGTCGCCGAGGATGCCCAGGTGACCCAGCTCACCCGGAGCCACCATGAGACGACGCTTTCCTACGTGGAGGCGCGCATTGGCACCACCCGGGCCGCGTTCCCCGGCGGGTATGCCGCCCGGTATGGGGACAGCGCCCTGGCGGACCTCATCAACACCGTACAGGAGGAGTCCGCCGCCGCGGAGGGTTACCCCGTGGACTTCTCGCTCGCCGCCATCTTCAGCGACACGGGCGGCCTGCCCGCGGGCCCCGTCACCCTGCGCGATGCGTACAGCATCTACATCTACGACAACACGCTGTACGTGATGGAGATCAACGGCTCCATCCTGCGCCGGGCCCTGGAGGCCAACGCCCAGTTCTTCAACCCGTGGAACCCCAGCGCGCCGCCGGATGCCTCCAAGCCCGACCTGGCCAAGCAGGCCAACGCGCGCACCTACAACTGGGACATCTACTCGGGGATCGACTACGGGTTTGATCTCACGAAGCCCGCGGGCTCGCGCCTGACCCACCTGCGCTTCAAGGGCCAGGACGTCACCGATGACCAGGCGTTCCGCATCGCCATCAACAACTACCGCGCGGGCGGCGGGGGCGGCTTCGCCATGTTCCGCGAGGGCAGGGTGCTGTGGACCTCCGCCGATGGGGTGCGCGATTACATCGCCCGCTACATCGGGGCCCATGCGGACCTGGACCCCGCCACCGTGAACACCTGCAACTTCACGCTCTCGCCGGACCTCTACAAGTACTACTTCGCGGCCACGCTCGGTCCGGCGAAGTGCGCCACGCCGTAG
- a CDS encoding GbsR/MarR family transcriptional regulator, giving the protein MKGYLWTGGNAAPAPAAVPATGSLAPWEALAVEAVGNVIEFWGFKRNQGRVWALLYLRGEPLTAGEIERELELSKGGVSMLLRDLERWGVVLRVRPPKDTIWRYAAETDLVRMVTHVIAEREVGFVARIRADLAEARRLAQEVGGVPAERLQRLEKMATLAAHVEKAIRLFIKTARLDVGGVLEAFREESGRGREKRR; this is encoded by the coding sequence ATGAAGGGGTACCTGTGGACGGGGGGGAACGCCGCGCCGGCTCCGGCCGCCGTGCCGGCCACGGGCTCGCTGGCGCCCTGGGAGGCCCTGGCGGTCGAGGCCGTGGGCAACGTCATCGAGTTCTGGGGGTTCAAGCGCAACCAGGGCCGGGTCTGGGCGCTGCTCTACCTGCGCGGCGAGCCGCTCACGGCGGGTGAAATCGAGCGGGAGCTGGAGCTGTCCAAGGGCGGCGTCTCCATGCTCCTGAGAGACCTGGAGCGCTGGGGCGTGGTGCTGCGGGTGCGCCCCCCGAAGGACACCATCTGGCGCTACGCGGCGGAGACGGACCTGGTGCGCATGGTGACGCACGTCATCGCCGAGCGCGAGGTGGGCTTCGTGGCGCGGATTCGCGCGGACCTGGCCGAGGCCCGGCGGCTGGCGCAGGAGGTGGGCGGCGTGCCGGCCGAGCGCCTCCAGCGCCTGGAGAAGATGGCCACGCTCGCGGCGCACGTGGAGAAGGCCATCCGCCTGTTCATCAAGACGGCGCGGCTGGACGTGGGGGGCGTGCTAGAGGCCTTCCGCGAGGAGTCCGGAAGGGGCCGGGAGAAGCGCAGGTAG
- a CDS encoding MFS transporter produces the protein MPSVALRRHVLRSFAALASAVPLFRPGSSLPGSAAPLLGAPPPTERPVPTAPRRVLRRTLRASVTEGMVTEVFTACAGATALTAWAIALKLGPFLVGVMTALPFFAQFIQFPAAWLTSTFGHRRVALTAVFLSRVVMLPLCAVPWLPLELAGQQRLLVGIAAASAVLGVVGNNAWVAWMGELVPKNLRGRYFGRRTALCTISGTLASLAAGVLLDRLRGAEGPGLALPLLAAFACVVGFITTYIMSRQHDPAPGGTPFRLDLRATLMPWKDARARRVLLYQVTWNAAVGLSAPYFAFHMIKNLQMTFVIMALHAAAVAGVRVLTAPLWGKVIDRVGAQPVVMVCSLGISTIPLLWLLPAQGSLWPLVFDVLLAGSLWSGHGLAVFALPLAVAPRQGRPFYLAAFATTGGLAYAAASAMGGALAGALPATFTLGSHAWVNFHVLFVLSALARFGAVFFAARIIEPDAQSVSSLGALFGMAKVRLRALPALVGARTERREA, from the coding sequence GTGCCTTCCGTCGCCCTCCGCCGCCACGTTCTGCGCAGCTTCGCCGCGCTTGCCTCCGCCGTCCCGCTGTTCCGTCCAGGCAGCTCCCTGCCGGGCTCCGCCGCGCCGTTGCTGGGCGCGCCGCCCCCCACGGAGCGCCCGGTCCCCACCGCGCCGCGCCGCGTCCTTCGCCGGACGCTGCGGGCCTCGGTGACGGAAGGCATGGTCACGGAGGTGTTCACCGCGTGCGCGGGTGCCACGGCACTCACCGCGTGGGCCATCGCGCTGAAGCTGGGGCCCTTCCTCGTGGGGGTGATGACGGCGCTGCCCTTCTTCGCCCAGTTCATCCAGTTCCCGGCGGCCTGGCTCACCTCCACCTTTGGCCACCGGCGGGTGGCGCTCACCGCGGTGTTCCTGTCCCGCGTGGTGATGTTGCCCCTGTGCGCGGTGCCCTGGCTGCCGCTGGAGCTGGCCGGGCAGCAGCGGCTGCTCGTCGGCATCGCCGCCGCCTCCGCGGTGCTGGGCGTGGTGGGCAACAACGCCTGGGTGGCGTGGATGGGGGAGCTGGTCCCCAAGAACCTCCGGGGCCGCTACTTCGGCCGGCGCACCGCGCTGTGCACCATCTCGGGCACGCTGGCCTCGCTCGCCGCGGGCGTGCTGCTGGACCGCCTGCGCGGCGCCGAGGGCCCGGGCCTGGCGCTGCCCCTGCTGGCGGCGTTCGCGTGCGTCGTGGGGTTCATCACCACCTACATCATGTCCCGGCAGCATGACCCCGCGCCCGGAGGCACCCCGTTCCGGTTGGATCTCCGGGCCACGCTGATGCCCTGGAAGGATGCCCGCGCCCGCCGAGTGCTGCTCTATCAGGTGACGTGGAACGCGGCCGTGGGGCTCTCGGCGCCGTACTTCGCGTTCCACATGATCAAGAACCTCCAGATGACCTTCGTCATCATGGCGCTGCACGCCGCGGCGGTGGCCGGGGTGCGCGTGCTGACTGCGCCGTTGTGGGGCAAGGTCATCGACCGGGTGGGCGCGCAGCCGGTGGTGATGGTCTGCTCCCTGGGCATCTCCACCATTCCCCTGCTCTGGCTGTTGCCCGCCCAGGGCTCGCTGTGGCCCCTGGTGTTCGACGTCCTGCTGGCGGGAAGCCTCTGGAGCGGCCACGGACTGGCGGTGTTCGCGCTTCCGCTGGCGGTGGCCCCGCGCCAGGGACGGCCTTTCTACCTGGCCGCCTTCGCCACCACGGGAGGCCTGGCGTACGCGGCGGCCTCCGCGATGGGAGGCGCCCTGGCGGGAGCGCTGCCCGCCACCTTCACGCTGGGCAGCCACGCCTGGGTGAACTTCCACGTGCTCTTCGTGCTCTCCGCCCTGGCCCGCTTCGGCGCCGTCTTCTTCGCGGCGCGCATCATCGAGCCGGATGCCCAGTCCGTGAGCTCCCTCGGCGCGCTCTTCGGGATGGCGAAGGTCCGTCTCCGGGCGCTCCCGGCCCTCGTGGGAGCCCGAACCGAGCGCCGCGAGGCCTGA